The genomic window GCTGTGCGGCCTCGTCTACCGTGACGAATCCCGCGCCCGGAGCCGCCGCTGGTGCTCGATGCAGCGCTGCGGCAACCGCGCGAAGGTGCGTGCGCACCGCGCGCGTCTCGCCGGCGACACGAGCACCGGCGGGGGCTCCGGCGCGAGCTCCGGCTCCGGTGCCGGAGCCGGCTCCGGCGCCTGACTGCCACCCGACCGCCCGACCGCCCACTCCCCGACGCCCACCTCCGTCGAGGGCGGGTCAGAACGCGCGAGGGCGGGTCCGCACGGACCCGCCCTCGACCACTTCGACCCGCCCTCGACACAGAGAGCGCGCGCCGCAGTCGCTACTCGACGACCTGCACGTCCTTCCAGAACGCGACGTAGCCGGTGTAGTCCTTGCCGACGCGGTCGAACGACGCGGGGATCGGCGTCGGGTAGCTCCACGCACGGTCCTGCAGCAGGGTGTCGCCGTCCTTAACGCTGAAGTACTGCGTGTCGCCCTTCCACGGGCAGTGGTACTGCGTGGGGCTCTTCTCGAAGAGCTCGTCGTTGACGCTCGCGGGCGGGAAGTACCAGTTGCCCTCGATCGAGATCAGCTCGTCCTTCGGGGCCTCGGCCACCACGGTGCCGTCGCTCAGAACTGCCTTCATCGTCCACTCCTCTGATCGGGGGCTCGGTCGGCCCGCGTGCTCAGCAGAACGCTACGCTCGCTCGCTCTGTTCCCCGTGCGAGCTGTGCGAGCCGTGCGAGCCGTGGGAGCCGTCCGCGGCGTGCGAGCCGTGCGAGTCCCCGCGAGGGCGGAGGGGCGCACGGTGCACCGTCGCGACGGCGACCGGTGTGCGGGCGGCGGCCAGCGCCTCCTCGTGCCCAGTCGCCACGACCTCGGCAGCGGACGAGGAGGCGGTCAGCAGATGGGACTGCGCGCCCCGCAACGAGACGGCGGCGGCGCACGCCACGGCGGCCTCGGGCGACGAGAAGTCGATGCCGGAGGCGGCGAGCGCGTCGACCACGGCGCCGGCGGCGAGGAAGTCCTCGACGGCGGACCGGAACCCGTCGTCGTCGAGCGCTCCCGCGGCGACGACGGCCACCACGGCGCGGTCGCCCCGCTCGGCCTGGCGCGCGAGCACCCGGCGGGCGACGTCGGCCGAGGAGGCGGCGGTCGCGTGCAGCACGAGGGCCGCGTCGTCCGCGACGGCGGCGACCGCGTCGAGCACGTCGGCCGTCGAGAGCAGGCCGTGCCCGTCGAGGACGTCGGCCACGACCACCACGTGCGCGCCGGGCGCGATGCGGGCCGCACCGGCCACGCCCTGGTCGAGCCGGACCTGGTACTTCGACTGCTGGGGGGCGGTCGTCTGCTGCGATGTCGTCTGCGGGGCTGTCACCTCCTCAGGGTAGGTCGGGGCGCCTCCTCGGCTGAGCGGATTGCGCTGCGTTACGCACGGCGTCGCCACCTCTGGCCTCTCACGATCCAGGACATCGCGACCCGCGCCTCCTGAACCGTGCAGGACTCAGGACCGCGAGTCCCCCCGCTGCGCGACTCAGGACCGAAGTTCCTGAATGAGGAGAGCCGAGCAGCAACGGCATCCGGCACGCGGCGCCCCCCGCCCAGCCCACGGGAGCAGACTCGTCCGCATGCACGTGCAGCTCAAGATCCGACTCGCCTGTCCCGTCGACGCCGCCTCCGACGCCCTGCGCGACCCGGCCGTCATGGTCGCCGTGACGAAGCCGCTGGTGCGGTACCGCTCGCTCGCGCCCGACGGCTTCCCCGACCGCTGGACGGAGGAGGCGCACCCCGTGACCGCGCACATCCTCGGCCTGCTGCCCCTCGGCGACACGCACGTCGACCTCGACTGGCACGAGCGCGACGGCGCGTGGATCCAGCGCGACACCGGCAAGGGCACCGCCGGCCAGTTCTCGCGGATGCGCATCGACCACCGCATGGCCGTGTCGCCCCTCGGCCCCGACGAGACCCTGCTGCGCGACCGGCTCGTCTTCCACGCCGGCCCGATCGGCGTCGCGCTCTGGCCGGGCCTCTGGCTCGTCTGGCAGTGGCGGGCGCTGCGGATGCGCGCCCTCGCGCCGGGCTGGCGGGCACCCGAGGCGCACCCGCGCCACGCGGGCTGAGCGCGACGGGCTGTCTGCCAGGGGCTGAGTGCTCCGGGCTGACTGCCGAGCGCCGAGGAGGCGCCTCCCGGTCCCCGAGGAGGCGTCCCGACTACCGTCGCCCGCGTGACCGACCCGACCCCCACCTCCTCGTCCGCCCCTGCCGCAGCCGCCTCACCCGACGCCGACGCCGACGCGACCGCGCCCCTCGTGCCCGACACCGACTCGGGCCTGGCGCTGGCCGCGTGGCGCCGGACGATCCACGGGCTGTACCGGCAGGTGCGCGAGGCGACCGACCTCGAGGCGGCGCACGACCTGTGGCGACGCACACGCGACGAGCTCTTCACGACGAACCCGGTCACGCCGCTGCTCCCCGAGGACAGGCCGCACTTCACCGGCCTCCCGACGAAGCCGTACGACGCCGCGTGGCGCTTCGAGGTGCCGATCCTGCCCGCCGAGCCGCGCCGCATGGTGGTCGAGACGGGCACCGACGGCGACGTGCCCTTCGACCGGGTCGGCCGCGTCGAGGTGCCGGGCGTCGGCTCGCTCGACGTGTGGCGGCTGCGCTCGTACGGGGGCGGCCTCTTCGTCCCCGTCGGGGACGCGCTGGCCGGCAAGTCGGGCGGTACCTACGGAGGCGGTCGGTACCTGATCGACTCCGTCAAGGGAGCCGACCTCGGGCCCGGCTCCGAGCCCGGCACGATCGTGCTCGACTTCAACTTCGCCTACAACCCGAGCTGCGCCTACGACCCCGCCTGGGCCTGCCCGCTCGCGCAGCCGGGCAACCGCGTGGCCGTCGAGATCCCCGTCGGCGAGCGCTACTCGGG from Frigoribacterium sp. PvP032 includes these protein-coding regions:
- a CDS encoding DUF427 domain-containing protein — its product is MKAVLSDGTVVAEAPKDELISIEGNWYFPPASVNDELFEKSPTQYHCPWKGDTQYFSVKDGDTLLQDRAWSYPTPIPASFDRVGKDYTGYVAFWKDVQVVE
- a CDS encoding DUF1684 domain-containing protein, yielding MALAAWRRTIHGLYRQVREATDLEAAHDLWRRTRDELFTTNPVTPLLPEDRPHFTGLPTKPYDAAWRFEVPILPAEPRRMVVETGTDGDVPFDRVGRVEVPGVGSLDVWRLRSYGGGLFVPVGDALAGKSGGTYGGGRYLIDSVKGADLGPGSEPGTIVLDFNFAYNPSCAYDPAWACPLAQPGNRVAVEIPVGERYSGAH